Proteins encoded by one window of Xiphias gladius isolate SHS-SW01 ecotype Sanya breed wild chromosome 15, ASM1685928v1, whole genome shotgun sequence:
- the LOC120800947 gene encoding cytochrome P450 3A40-like isoform X2, whose amino-acid sequence MEHQRGTLKSAGFTNFDEECYKKYGKTWGIFDGRQPVLCITDPAMIKTVLIKECYSLFTNRRNFRVNGPLYDAVSIAEDDQWRRIRSVLSPSFTSGRLKEMFDLMKQHSANLISSMAKKADKDEPLDLKEFFGPYSMDVVTSTAFSIDIDSLNNPSDPFVTNIKKMVKFDLLNPLFLIIAFFPFMGPILEKLEFSFFPASVTDFFYAALQKIKSARETTKKMGRVDFLQLMIDSQNKGVEQDKGLNDHEILSQAMIFIFAGYETTSSSLAFLAYSLATNPDVMKQVQEEIDATFPNKAPVQYQALMQMEYLDSVINETLRLYPIAPRLERVAKANVEINGLVIPKNTVVMVPTWPMHRDPDLWPEPEEFKPERFSMENKEKIDPYTYMPFGMGPRNCIGMRFALMMMKLAVVEILQKYSFSACKETEIPLEMDIQGLLMPKRPIKLKLVPRSEPSG is encoded by the exons ATGGAACACCAAAGAGGAACACTAAAATCTGCA GGATTCACCAACTTTGATGAAGAGTGCTACAAGAAATATGGGAAAACATGGGG catttttgatGGCCGTCAGCCTGTGCTGTGTATCACAGATCCTGCCATGATAAAAACAGTTCTGATAAAGGAGTGTTATTCTCTCTTCACCAATCGCAGA AACTTCCGTGTGAATGGGCCTTTGTACGATGCTGTGTCCATCGCTGAAGATGATCAGTGGAGGAGAATCCGCAgtgtcctctctccctccttcacctcAGGAAGACTGAAAGAG ATGTTTGACTTAATGAAGCAGCACTCTGCCAACCTGATCAGCAGCATGGCAAAGAAGGCAGACAAGGATGAGCCCTTAGACCTAAAGGA GTTCTTTGGACCCTACAGTATGGATGTGGTAACCAGTACAGCATTCAGTATAGACATAGACTCGCTCAACAACCCGTCAGATCCCTTTGTCACTAACATCAAGAAGATGGTGAAGTTTGACCTTTTGAACCCCCTCTTCCTCATTATTG CCTTCTTCCCCTTCATGGGTCCCATACTTGAAAAGTTagagttttcctttttccctgcCTCTGTCACTGACTTCTTTTACGCTGCACTGCAGAAGATCAAGTCTGCTCGAGAGACCACCAAGAAAATg GGTCGAGTGGATTTCCTTCAGTTGATGATTGACTCCCAAAACAAGGGAGTAGAACAGGATAAAG GTTTAAATGATCATGAGATCCTTTCTCAAGCCATGATTTTCATCTTTGCTGGATATGAAACAACCAGCAGCTCTCTGGCTTTCTTAGCTTACAGCCTGGCGACAAACCCTGATGTCATGAAACAGGTGCAGGAAGAGATTGACGCCACCTTCCCTAACAAG GCTCCTGTCCAGTACCAGGCACTGATGCAGATGGAGTATCTAGACAGCGTCATCAATGAGACTTTGCGATTGTACCCCATTGCCCCGCGCCTGGAGCGTGTGGCCAAGGCGAATGTGGAGATAAATGGCCTTGTAATTCCAAAAAACACGGTTGTCATGGTCCCCACATGGCCCATGCACCGGGACCCTGATCTGTGGCCTGAACCGGAGGAGTTCAAACCTGAGAG GTTCAGCATGGAAAACAAGGAGAAAATTGATCCCTACACATACATGCCTTTCGGAATGGGGCCAAGGAACTGCATTGGGATGCGATTTgctctgatgatgatgaaactTGCAGTGGTGGAGATCCTCCAGAAGTACAGCTTCTCTGCGTGTAAGGAGACTGAG ATCCCCTTGGAGATGGACATCCAGGGTCTGCTCATGCCAAAACGACCAATTAAACTGAAGCTGGTGCCACGTTCCGAACCCTccggctaa
- the LOC120800947 gene encoding cytochrome P450 3A40-like isoform X1 has translation MGHLLYFSPETWTLLVALVTLILVYAYWPYGTFKTMGVPGPKPIPFFGTMLAYRKGFTNFDEECYKKYGKTWGIFDGRQPVLCITDPAMIKTVLIKECYSLFTNRRNFRVNGPLYDAVSIAEDDQWRRIRSVLSPSFTSGRLKEMFDLMKQHSANLISSMAKKADKDEPLDLKEFFGPYSMDVVTSTAFSIDIDSLNNPSDPFVTNIKKMVKFDLLNPLFLIIAFFPFMGPILEKLEFSFFPASVTDFFYAALQKIKSARETTKKMGRVDFLQLMIDSQNKGVEQDKGLNDHEILSQAMIFIFAGYETTSSSLAFLAYSLATNPDVMKQVQEEIDATFPNKAPVQYQALMQMEYLDSVINETLRLYPIAPRLERVAKANVEINGLVIPKNTVVMVPTWPMHRDPDLWPEPEEFKPERFSMENKEKIDPYTYMPFGMGPRNCIGMRFALMMMKLAVVEILQKYSFSACKETEIPLEMDIQGLLMPKRPIKLKLVPRSEPSG, from the exons ATGGGCCACCTCCTCTACTTCTCCCCGGAGACATGGACCCTCCTGGTTGCCCTCGTCACGTTGATCCTTGT GTACGCCTATTGGCCATACGGAACGTTTAAAACAATGGGTGTCCCCGGTCCCAAACCAATCCCTTTTTTTGGCACTATGTTGGCATATAGAAAG GGATTCACCAACTTTGATGAAGAGTGCTACAAGAAATATGGGAAAACATGGGG catttttgatGGCCGTCAGCCTGTGCTGTGTATCACAGATCCTGCCATGATAAAAACAGTTCTGATAAAGGAGTGTTATTCTCTCTTCACCAATCGCAGA AACTTCCGTGTGAATGGGCCTTTGTACGATGCTGTGTCCATCGCTGAAGATGATCAGTGGAGGAGAATCCGCAgtgtcctctctccctccttcacctcAGGAAGACTGAAAGAG ATGTTTGACTTAATGAAGCAGCACTCTGCCAACCTGATCAGCAGCATGGCAAAGAAGGCAGACAAGGATGAGCCCTTAGACCTAAAGGA GTTCTTTGGACCCTACAGTATGGATGTGGTAACCAGTACAGCATTCAGTATAGACATAGACTCGCTCAACAACCCGTCAGATCCCTTTGTCACTAACATCAAGAAGATGGTGAAGTTTGACCTTTTGAACCCCCTCTTCCTCATTATTG CCTTCTTCCCCTTCATGGGTCCCATACTTGAAAAGTTagagttttcctttttccctgcCTCTGTCACTGACTTCTTTTACGCTGCACTGCAGAAGATCAAGTCTGCTCGAGAGACCACCAAGAAAATg GGTCGAGTGGATTTCCTTCAGTTGATGATTGACTCCCAAAACAAGGGAGTAGAACAGGATAAAG GTTTAAATGATCATGAGATCCTTTCTCAAGCCATGATTTTCATCTTTGCTGGATATGAAACAACCAGCAGCTCTCTGGCTTTCTTAGCTTACAGCCTGGCGACAAACCCTGATGTCATGAAACAGGTGCAGGAAGAGATTGACGCCACCTTCCCTAACAAG GCTCCTGTCCAGTACCAGGCACTGATGCAGATGGAGTATCTAGACAGCGTCATCAATGAGACTTTGCGATTGTACCCCATTGCCCCGCGCCTGGAGCGTGTGGCCAAGGCGAATGTGGAGATAAATGGCCTTGTAATTCCAAAAAACACGGTTGTCATGGTCCCCACATGGCCCATGCACCGGGACCCTGATCTGTGGCCTGAACCGGAGGAGTTCAAACCTGAGAG GTTCAGCATGGAAAACAAGGAGAAAATTGATCCCTACACATACATGCCTTTCGGAATGGGGCCAAGGAACTGCATTGGGATGCGATTTgctctgatgatgatgaaactTGCAGTGGTGGAGATCCTCCAGAAGTACAGCTTCTCTGCGTGTAAGGAGACTGAG ATCCCCTTGGAGATGGACATCCAGGGTCTGCTCATGCCAAAACGACCAATTAAACTGAAGCTGGTGCCACGTTCCGAACCCTccggctaa
- the LOC120800946 gene encoding cytochrome P450 3A30-like isoform X2, translated as MLQARKKSHRKFDFNVFLGSRYVSLVYADKSETKSSHETLILCFCGCVVVRFFFVCFFINTWLCSRRETRSQRPVRSCCPFSTTRYLTRGGVRSHLTQRDVQAKSVCKPRSEQFGQARDRAMGLLLFFSVETWILLITFICIFVTYGHWNYGVLEKLGVPGPKPVMYFGTIGQHNRVYYLDDVCCAHKYGRVWGMYELKRPILAVMDPDMLKTILVKECFAHFTNRRNFRLNGDLYDAVSILEDDDWRRIRNILTPLFTSGRIKEMFSIMKHHSRKLTDKLQSTVDNDEVINVKDFFGGYSMDVLTSCALSVDLDSISNPSNPFITHSGKMFRFSIPLFIFQGCFPFFLPLLELLGFSFFSKSSTAFFKAVLEKIRAERNGSSEQTSRDIFQHMINSQTVNEHQDEKKNKVWTGLTDHEILSQMTILLIAGFETSATTLVFLAYNLARNPEVMNRLQKEIDSTFPNKGPVEYEALMQMEYLDSVVNECLRKKKKSPASGTAFILALPSSCTSRTYS; from the exons ATGCTCCAGGCTCGCAAGAAGTCACacagaaaatttgattttaacgTTTTTCTTGGCTCGCGCTATGTTTCTCTGGTTTATGCGGACAAATCTGAAACGAAGTCAAGTCACGAAACTCTGATTTTATGTTTCTGCGGATGTGTggttgtcagatttttttttgtttgtttttttataaatacttgGCTCTGCTCGCGCAGAGAGACGCGCAGCCAGAGACCCGTGCGCAGTTGTTGTCCGTTTTCCACGACCCGATACCTCACGAGAGGGGGGGTAAGATCTCATTTAACACAACGTGACGTGCAGGCAAAGTCCGTTTGCAAACCAAGATCAGAACAATTTGGTCAAGCCAGGGACAGAGCCATGGgtttgcttctcttcttctccgTAGAAACTTGGATTCTTCTGATCACATTTATCTGCATATTTGTCAC GTATGGCCACTGGAATTATGGCGTACTGGAGAAACTGGGGGTCCCTGGTCCCAAGCCAGTGATGTACTTCGGCACAATTGGCCAGCACAACCGC GTTTACTACTTGGACGACGTCTGTTGTGCTCACAAGTATGGGAGAGTATGGGG CATGTACGAGTTGAAGAGGCCCATTCTGGCTGTGATGGATCCCGACATGCTGAAAACCATCCTAGTGAAGGAGTGCTTCGCCCACTTCACCAACCGGAGG AACTTCCGTCTGAATGGGGACCTGTATGACGCAGTGTCTATTCTTGAGGATGATGACTGGAGACGGATTCGCAACATCCTCACCCCATTGTTCACCTCTGGTCGTATAAAAGAG ATGTTTAGTATCATGAAACATCATTCCCGCAAACTGACAGACAAGCTGCAGTCCACAGTGGACAATGATGAAGTTATTAATGTCAAAGA CTTCTTTGGAGGCTACAGTATGGATGTGTTGACGAGCTGTGCATTAAGTGTGGATTTAGACTCGATCAGCAACCCTTCCAATCCCTTCATAACCCATAGCGGCAAGATGTTCAGATTTTCCatccctcttttcattttccaag gatgttttcccttctttcttcctcttttggAGCTGCTGggtttctcctttttctctaaGTCTTCAACTGCTTTCTTTAAAGCGGTTTTGGAGAAGATCAGAGCAGAACGCAATGGGAGCTCAGAACAG ACTTCAAGAGATATCTTTCAACATATGATCAACTCTCAGACAGTCAATGAACACCAAGACGAAAAGAAGAATAAGG TCTGGACGGGTCTTACTGATCATGAGATTCTTTCTCAAATGACAATTTTGCTGATTGCTGGTTTCGAAACAAGTGCCACAACCCTTGTCTTCTTGGCCTACAACTTGGCAAGAAATCCTGAAGTCATGAACCGCCTGCAAAAGGAGATAGACTCTACTTTCCCGAATAAG GGTCCAGTCGAGTATGAAGCTCTGATGCAGATGGAGTACCTAGACAGTGTGGTCAATGAGTGTCTGAG aaaaaagaaaaagagtccTGCTTCAGGAACTGCATTTATATTG GCTCTACCCTCCAGCTGCACGTCTCGAACGTATAGCTAA
- the LOC120800946 gene encoding cytochrome P450 3A30-like isoform X1: MLQARKKSHRKFDFNVFLGSRYVSLVYADKSETKSSHETLILCFCGCVVVRFFFVCFFINTWLCSRRETRSQRPVRSCCPFSTTRYLTRGGVRSHLTQRDVQAKSVCKPRSEQFGQARDRAMGLLLFFSVETWILLITFICIFVTYGHWNYGVLEKLGVPGPKPVMYFGTIGQHNRVYYLDDVCCAHKYGRVWGMYELKRPILAVMDPDMLKTILVKECFAHFTNRRNFRLNGDLYDAVSILEDDDWRRIRNILTPLFTSGRIKEMFSIMKHHSRKLTDKLQSTVDNDEVINVKDFFGGYSMDVLTSCALSVDLDSISNPSNPFITHSGKMFRFSIPLFIFQGCFPFFLPLLELLGFSFFSKSSTAFFKAVLEKIRAERNGSSEQTSRDIFQHMINSQTVNEHQDEKKNKVWTGLTDHEILSQMTILLIAGFETSATTLVFLAYNLARNPEVMNRLQKEIDSTFPNKGPVEYEALMQMEYLDSVVNECLRLYPPAARLERIAKASVKINGITIPKDMTVLIPVYALHRDPELWPEPEEFKPDRFSKENKKSINPYTYLPFGIGPRNCLGMRFALVVIKLALVEVLQNYSFSVCEETEIPLQMDTAGLVGPVRPIKLKLVTRSIASASVDKCN; the protein is encoded by the exons ATGCTCCAGGCTCGCAAGAAGTCACacagaaaatttgattttaacgTTTTTCTTGGCTCGCGCTATGTTTCTCTGGTTTATGCGGACAAATCTGAAACGAAGTCAAGTCACGAAACTCTGATTTTATGTTTCTGCGGATGTGTggttgtcagatttttttttgtttgtttttttataaatacttgGCTCTGCTCGCGCAGAGAGACGCGCAGCCAGAGACCCGTGCGCAGTTGTTGTCCGTTTTCCACGACCCGATACCTCACGAGAGGGGGGGTAAGATCTCATTTAACACAACGTGACGTGCAGGCAAAGTCCGTTTGCAAACCAAGATCAGAACAATTTGGTCAAGCCAGGGACAGAGCCATGGgtttgcttctcttcttctccgTAGAAACTTGGATTCTTCTGATCACATTTATCTGCATATTTGTCAC GTATGGCCACTGGAATTATGGCGTACTGGAGAAACTGGGGGTCCCTGGTCCCAAGCCAGTGATGTACTTCGGCACAATTGGCCAGCACAACCGC GTTTACTACTTGGACGACGTCTGTTGTGCTCACAAGTATGGGAGAGTATGGGG CATGTACGAGTTGAAGAGGCCCATTCTGGCTGTGATGGATCCCGACATGCTGAAAACCATCCTAGTGAAGGAGTGCTTCGCCCACTTCACCAACCGGAGG AACTTCCGTCTGAATGGGGACCTGTATGACGCAGTGTCTATTCTTGAGGATGATGACTGGAGACGGATTCGCAACATCCTCACCCCATTGTTCACCTCTGGTCGTATAAAAGAG ATGTTTAGTATCATGAAACATCATTCCCGCAAACTGACAGACAAGCTGCAGTCCACAGTGGACAATGATGAAGTTATTAATGTCAAAGA CTTCTTTGGAGGCTACAGTATGGATGTGTTGACGAGCTGTGCATTAAGTGTGGATTTAGACTCGATCAGCAACCCTTCCAATCCCTTCATAACCCATAGCGGCAAGATGTTCAGATTTTCCatccctcttttcattttccaag gatgttttcccttctttcttcctcttttggAGCTGCTGggtttctcctttttctctaaGTCTTCAACTGCTTTCTTTAAAGCGGTTTTGGAGAAGATCAGAGCAGAACGCAATGGGAGCTCAGAACAG ACTTCAAGAGATATCTTTCAACATATGATCAACTCTCAGACAGTCAATGAACACCAAGACGAAAAGAAGAATAAGG TCTGGACGGGTCTTACTGATCATGAGATTCTTTCTCAAATGACAATTTTGCTGATTGCTGGTTTCGAAACAAGTGCCACAACCCTTGTCTTCTTGGCCTACAACTTGGCAAGAAATCCTGAAGTCATGAACCGCCTGCAAAAGGAGATAGACTCTACTTTCCCGAATAAG GGTCCAGTCGAGTATGAAGCTCTGATGCAGATGGAGTACCTAGACAGTGTGGTCAATGAGTGTCTGAG GCTCTACCCTCCAGCTGCACGTCTCGAACGTATAGCTAAAGCATCCGTGAAGATCAATGGAATCACAATCCCGAAGGACATGACTGTTTTAATTCCAGTCTACGCTCTGCACCGTGACCCTGAGCTGTGGCCAGAGCCGGAAGAGTTTAAACCTGACAG ATTTAGTAAGGAGAACAAGAAGAGCATCAACCCATACACTTACCTGCCATTCGGCATTGGGCCAAGGAACTGTTTGGGGATGCGATTTGCTCTGGTGGTGATTAAactggccttggtggaggttTTGCAGAACTACAGCTTCTCAGTCTGCGAGGAGACAGAG ATCCCTTTGCAGATGGATACTGCAGGTCTTGTTGGACCCGTACGACCCATCAAACTAAAGCTGGTGACACGTTCCATCGCCTCAGCAAGTGTGGACAAGTGCAACTAG
- the LOC120800946 gene encoding cytochrome P450 3A30-like isoform X3: MYFGTIGQHNRVYYLDDVCCAHKYGRVWGMYELKRPILAVMDPDMLKTILVKECFAHFTNRRNFRLNGDLYDAVSILEDDDWRRIRNILTPLFTSGRIKEMFSIMKHHSRKLTDKLQSTVDNDEVINVKDFFGGYSMDVLTSCALSVDLDSISNPSNPFITHSGKMFRFSIPLFIFQGCFPFFLPLLELLGFSFFSKSSTAFFKAVLEKIRAERNGSSEQTSRDIFQHMINSQTVNEHQDEKKNKVWTGLTDHEILSQMTILLIAGFETSATTLVFLAYNLARNPEVMNRLQKEIDSTFPNKGPVEYEALMQMEYLDSVVNECLRLYPPAARLERIAKASVKINGITIPKDMTVLIPVYALHRDPELWPEPEEFKPDRFSKENKKSINPYTYLPFGIGPRNCLGMRFALVVIKLALVEVLQNYSFSVCEETEIPLQMDTAGLVGPVRPIKLKLVTRSIASASVDKCN; the protein is encoded by the exons ATGTACTTCGGCACAATTGGCCAGCACAACCGC GTTTACTACTTGGACGACGTCTGTTGTGCTCACAAGTATGGGAGAGTATGGGG CATGTACGAGTTGAAGAGGCCCATTCTGGCTGTGATGGATCCCGACATGCTGAAAACCATCCTAGTGAAGGAGTGCTTCGCCCACTTCACCAACCGGAGG AACTTCCGTCTGAATGGGGACCTGTATGACGCAGTGTCTATTCTTGAGGATGATGACTGGAGACGGATTCGCAACATCCTCACCCCATTGTTCACCTCTGGTCGTATAAAAGAG ATGTTTAGTATCATGAAACATCATTCCCGCAAACTGACAGACAAGCTGCAGTCCACAGTGGACAATGATGAAGTTATTAATGTCAAAGA CTTCTTTGGAGGCTACAGTATGGATGTGTTGACGAGCTGTGCATTAAGTGTGGATTTAGACTCGATCAGCAACCCTTCCAATCCCTTCATAACCCATAGCGGCAAGATGTTCAGATTTTCCatccctcttttcattttccaag gatgttttcccttctttcttcctcttttggAGCTGCTGggtttctcctttttctctaaGTCTTCAACTGCTTTCTTTAAAGCGGTTTTGGAGAAGATCAGAGCAGAACGCAATGGGAGCTCAGAACAG ACTTCAAGAGATATCTTTCAACATATGATCAACTCTCAGACAGTCAATGAACACCAAGACGAAAAGAAGAATAAGG TCTGGACGGGTCTTACTGATCATGAGATTCTTTCTCAAATGACAATTTTGCTGATTGCTGGTTTCGAAACAAGTGCCACAACCCTTGTCTTCTTGGCCTACAACTTGGCAAGAAATCCTGAAGTCATGAACCGCCTGCAAAAGGAGATAGACTCTACTTTCCCGAATAAG GGTCCAGTCGAGTATGAAGCTCTGATGCAGATGGAGTACCTAGACAGTGTGGTCAATGAGTGTCTGAG GCTCTACCCTCCAGCTGCACGTCTCGAACGTATAGCTAAAGCATCCGTGAAGATCAATGGAATCACAATCCCGAAGGACATGACTGTTTTAATTCCAGTCTACGCTCTGCACCGTGACCCTGAGCTGTGGCCAGAGCCGGAAGAGTTTAAACCTGACAG ATTTAGTAAGGAGAACAAGAAGAGCATCAACCCATACACTTACCTGCCATTCGGCATTGGGCCAAGGAACTGTTTGGGGATGCGATTTGCTCTGGTGGTGATTAAactggccttggtggaggttTTGCAGAACTACAGCTTCTCAGTCTGCGAGGAGACAGAG ATCCCTTTGCAGATGGATACTGCAGGTCTTGTTGGACCCGTACGACCCATCAAACTAAAGCTGGTGACACGTTCCATCGCCTCAGCAAGTGTGGACAAGTGCAACTAG
- the LOC120800946 gene encoding cytochrome P450 3A30-like isoform X4 — MYELKRPILAVMDPDMLKTILVKECFAHFTNRRNFRLNGDLYDAVSILEDDDWRRIRNILTPLFTSGRIKEMFSIMKHHSRKLTDKLQSTVDNDEVINVKDFFGGYSMDVLTSCALSVDLDSISNPSNPFITHSGKMFRFSIPLFIFQGCFPFFLPLLELLGFSFFSKSSTAFFKAVLEKIRAERNGSSEQTSRDIFQHMINSQTVNEHQDEKKNKVWTGLTDHEILSQMTILLIAGFETSATTLVFLAYNLARNPEVMNRLQKEIDSTFPNKGPVEYEALMQMEYLDSVVNECLRLYPPAARLERIAKASVKINGITIPKDMTVLIPVYALHRDPELWPEPEEFKPDRFSKENKKSINPYTYLPFGIGPRNCLGMRFALVVIKLALVEVLQNYSFSVCEETEIPLQMDTAGLVGPVRPIKLKLVTRSIASASVDKCN, encoded by the exons ATGTACGAGTTGAAGAGGCCCATTCTGGCTGTGATGGATCCCGACATGCTGAAAACCATCCTAGTGAAGGAGTGCTTCGCCCACTTCACCAACCGGAGG AACTTCCGTCTGAATGGGGACCTGTATGACGCAGTGTCTATTCTTGAGGATGATGACTGGAGACGGATTCGCAACATCCTCACCCCATTGTTCACCTCTGGTCGTATAAAAGAG ATGTTTAGTATCATGAAACATCATTCCCGCAAACTGACAGACAAGCTGCAGTCCACAGTGGACAATGATGAAGTTATTAATGTCAAAGA CTTCTTTGGAGGCTACAGTATGGATGTGTTGACGAGCTGTGCATTAAGTGTGGATTTAGACTCGATCAGCAACCCTTCCAATCCCTTCATAACCCATAGCGGCAAGATGTTCAGATTTTCCatccctcttttcattttccaag gatgttttcccttctttcttcctcttttggAGCTGCTGggtttctcctttttctctaaGTCTTCAACTGCTTTCTTTAAAGCGGTTTTGGAGAAGATCAGAGCAGAACGCAATGGGAGCTCAGAACAG ACTTCAAGAGATATCTTTCAACATATGATCAACTCTCAGACAGTCAATGAACACCAAGACGAAAAGAAGAATAAGG TCTGGACGGGTCTTACTGATCATGAGATTCTTTCTCAAATGACAATTTTGCTGATTGCTGGTTTCGAAACAAGTGCCACAACCCTTGTCTTCTTGGCCTACAACTTGGCAAGAAATCCTGAAGTCATGAACCGCCTGCAAAAGGAGATAGACTCTACTTTCCCGAATAAG GGTCCAGTCGAGTATGAAGCTCTGATGCAGATGGAGTACCTAGACAGTGTGGTCAATGAGTGTCTGAG GCTCTACCCTCCAGCTGCACGTCTCGAACGTATAGCTAAAGCATCCGTGAAGATCAATGGAATCACAATCCCGAAGGACATGACTGTTTTAATTCCAGTCTACGCTCTGCACCGTGACCCTGAGCTGTGGCCAGAGCCGGAAGAGTTTAAACCTGACAG ATTTAGTAAGGAGAACAAGAAGAGCATCAACCCATACACTTACCTGCCATTCGGCATTGGGCCAAGGAACTGTTTGGGGATGCGATTTGCTCTGGTGGTGATTAAactggccttggtggaggttTTGCAGAACTACAGCTTCTCAGTCTGCGAGGAGACAGAG ATCCCTTTGCAGATGGATACTGCAGGTCTTGTTGGACCCGTACGACCCATCAAACTAAAGCTGGTGACACGTTCCATCGCCTCAGCAAGTGTGGACAAGTGCAACTAG